From a single Lewinella sp. LCG006 genomic region:
- a CDS encoding alpha/beta hydrolase gives MQRTTTLLFSLLICLFILQNCRLKPKDNGERPEVGIALDSLVRRVAIPSVTMGKVFNANVILPESYFKDSSMNFYPVVYLLHGYSGNYANWYDRVPELKDLSSEHELIIVTPDGNFNSWYLDSYTDSTQLFYAYISQEVPRYIDEHFRSYQDARYRGIAGLSMGGHGALSIALQHPDWFGVAGSMSGVVDLRAHTDEWEISQHLGPYAEDSTRWAEHSIVAMAEKVRETPHLLIDCGTEDQMLPENEALHQVLLLRGIPHTYIARPGSHDWLYWQEAIDYQLQFFKQRFEEG, from the coding sequence ATGCAACGAACGACTACCCTGCTATTTTCTTTGCTGATCTGTTTATTCATTTTGCAAAATTGCCGTCTCAAACCAAAGGATAATGGCGAGCGGCCAGAAGTGGGCATCGCCCTGGATTCCCTGGTACGAAGAGTGGCCATTCCCAGTGTAACCATGGGGAAAGTGTTCAATGCCAATGTCATCTTACCGGAAAGCTATTTTAAGGATTCCAGTATGAATTTTTACCCTGTCGTGTACCTCTTGCATGGCTACTCCGGCAATTATGCCAATTGGTACGATAGAGTTCCCGAACTCAAAGACCTCTCCTCCGAACATGAGTTGATCATCGTTACCCCAGACGGTAATTTCAATAGCTGGTACCTTGATAGCTATACCGACTCCACCCAACTTTTTTATGCCTATATCAGCCAGGAAGTACCTCGCTATATTGACGAGCACTTTCGTTCTTACCAAGACGCCCGTTACCGGGGAATTGCTGGACTAAGCATGGGGGGACATGGTGCCCTGAGTATTGCCCTTCAGCACCCTGATTGGTTTGGGGTAGCAGGTAGTATGAGTGGTGTTGTAGACCTAAGGGCACATACCGACGAGTGGGAAATCAGCCAACACCTGGGCCCTTACGCAGAAGATAGTACCCGCTGGGCGGAGCATTCAATCGTAGCGATGGCAGAAAAGGTACGAGAGACGCCCCATCTCTTGATTGACTGTGGTACGGAAGATCAAATGCTGCCCGAAAATGAAGCCTTACACCAGGTATTATTATTGCGCGGCATTCCCCATACTTATATCGCCCGCCCAGGCAGCCACGACTGGCTCTATTGGCAAGAGGCTATTGATTATCAATTGCAGTTTTTCAAGCAAAGATTTGAGGAGGGTTAG
- a CDS encoding MATE family efflux transporter, whose translation MEKSEQLGHAPIGQLLRQQAIPASIGILVMSIYGIVDTIFVGNFVGPIAIGAITVVLPITFLISSIGMAVGIGGSSIVSRALGRGDRQRALETFGNQVALTIVIAVSVVAMGVLFQNPILKLFGGQGETLAAAQEYFGIVLLGIPCLAWAMMSNTVIRAEGQPRIAMISMMVPALVNLILDPIFIIWFDMGLAGAGWATTIAYCFAALFTSWYFFFSGRSSMKINWIYLRLQWDIVREIFSLGSVTLARQGVIAVLSIVLNNTLFAYGGALAMSAYGIIQRMMMFTNFPVLGITQGFLPIAGYNYGAKRWDRVRQTIRLSLLSGTIIASFTFAAIMIFTPSIARLFTNDQGLIDLTVPAIRASFLATPLILFQLIGSAYFQAIGRAVPAMLLTLTKQGFCLIPLLLVLPPIMGLNGIFYAFPIADVISASICFFFLWKQMQKMTPDTVQPAAEEVETVVDKL comes from the coding sequence ATGGAGAAATCAGAACAACTGGGGCACGCACCGATTGGACAATTGCTTCGGCAGCAAGCAATACCCGCGTCCATCGGGATTTTAGTAATGTCCATCTATGGAATCGTAGATACCATTTTTGTAGGCAATTTTGTGGGTCCTATTGCTATCGGCGCAATCACGGTTGTCTTGCCTATCACTTTCCTCATTTCCAGTATAGGCATGGCGGTAGGAATTGGTGGCAGTTCCATTGTTTCGCGTGCTTTGGGCCGAGGCGACCGCCAGCGCGCACTGGAAACTTTTGGTAACCAGGTTGCGCTTACAATCGTCATTGCAGTAAGTGTAGTGGCAATGGGGGTTTTGTTTCAAAATCCAATCCTCAAACTTTTTGGCGGGCAGGGAGAGACCCTCGCTGCCGCTCAGGAGTATTTCGGTATTGTTCTTTTAGGGATTCCTTGTCTGGCTTGGGCAATGATGTCGAACACCGTAATTAGAGCGGAAGGCCAGCCTCGGATAGCGATGATTTCGATGATGGTACCTGCTTTGGTGAATCTCATACTGGATCCCATTTTTATTATTTGGTTCGACATGGGCCTGGCAGGGGCTGGCTGGGCTACTACCATTGCTTACTGTTTTGCGGCACTCTTTACCAGCTGGTATTTCTTTTTTAGTGGGCGTTCGTCGATGAAAATCAATTGGATTTATCTGCGCTTGCAGTGGGATATCGTTAGAGAAATTTTTTCTCTCGGCTCCGTGACCTTGGCCAGGCAGGGGGTGATCGCCGTGCTTTCAATTGTCTTAAACAATACCCTTTTTGCCTACGGAGGAGCTTTAGCAATGTCGGCCTACGGTATCATCCAACGCATGATGATGTTTACCAATTTCCCGGTGCTGGGTATTACCCAAGGTTTTTTACCTATCGCTGGTTATAATTATGGTGCTAAACGCTGGGATCGAGTACGACAGACCATCCGGCTGTCACTGCTTAGTGGAACCATCATTGCCTCGTTCACCTTTGCGGCAATTATGATTTTTACCCCGTCTATCGCCCGTCTTTTTACCAATGACCAAGGATTAATCGACCTTACCGTACCCGCCATACGTGCCAGTTTTCTGGCTACTCCACTCATCCTTTTTCAATTGATTGGTTCCGCCTATTTTCAGGCTATAGGCAGAGCAGTGCCGGCTATGCTATTGACGCTGACCAAACAAGGTTTTTGCCTCATTCCCTTGCTGTTGGTTTTACCCCCAATTATGGGGCTCAACGGAATTTTTTATGCCTTTCCCATCGCCGATGTGATCTCTGCAAGCATCTGTTTCTTTTTCCTTTGGAAACAAATGCAAAAAATGACCCCAGATACAGTTCAACCAGCGGCAGAAGAAGTAGAAACCGTAGTAGATAAGCTGTAG
- the sucD gene encoding succinate--CoA ligase subunit alpha yields the protein MSVLINKDSKIIIQGFTGKEGTFHASQMIEYGTNVVGGVTPGKGGQTHLDCPVFNTVEDAVVQAGADTSVIFVPPPFAADAIMEAAAAGIKVIICITEGIPVQDMVKAKAYIEDFDCRLIGPNCPGVITPGEAKCGIMPGFIHNPGRIGIVSRSGTLTYEAVDQVTKAGMGQSTCIGIGGDPIIGTTTKDAVELLMNDPDTDGIIMIGEIGGTMEAEAAEYVKNHGTKPVVGFIAGQTAPKGRTMGHAGAIIGGKDDTAEAKMAIMEACGIHVVHSPAELGVTMLKAMQG from the coding sequence ATGTCTGTACTGATTAACAAGGATTCAAAGATCATTATTCAGGGCTTCACCGGTAAGGAAGGAACCTTTCACGCCAGCCAGATGATCGAATATGGAACCAATGTAGTAGGTGGTGTAACACCCGGTAAAGGTGGCCAGACCCACCTCGACTGTCCTGTTTTTAATACGGTAGAAGATGCCGTTGTACAAGCGGGTGCTGATACTTCCGTTATTTTCGTACCCCCACCGTTCGCGGCGGATGCGATCATGGAAGCTGCGGCCGCTGGTATCAAAGTGATCATTTGTATCACTGAAGGCATCCCGGTACAAGACATGGTGAAAGCCAAAGCCTACATCGAAGATTTCGATTGCCGCTTGATCGGCCCCAACTGTCCAGGTGTGATCACGCCGGGCGAAGCCAAGTGCGGCATTATGCCTGGTTTCATTCACAACCCTGGCCGCATCGGCATCGTTAGCCGTTCTGGTACCCTCACCTACGAAGCAGTAGATCAAGTAACCAAAGCGGGTATGGGCCAAAGCACCTGTATCGGTATCGGTGGCGACCCCATCATTGGCACCACCACCAAGGACGCTGTAGAACTACTGATGAACGATCCCGATACTGACGGTATCATTATGATCGGAGAAATCGGCGGAACCATGGAAGCCGAAGCTGCAGAGTACGTCAAAAACCACGGTACCAAGCCCGTTGTTGGCTTTATCGCTGGTCAGACGGCTCCTAAAGGTCGTACCATGGGTCACGCGGGTGCTATCATCGGAGGCAAAGACGATACGGCCGAAGCCAAAATGGCAATCATGGAAGCCTGTGGCATTCACGTGGTTCACTCACCAGCAGAGCTGGGAGTAACGATGTTGAAGGCGATGCAAGGATAA
- the eno gene encoding phosphopyruvate hydratase: MSNILDIRSREILDSRGNPTVEVEVLTEEGIIGRAAVPSGASTGAHEAVELRDDDKDRFLGKGVLQACRNVEEVIADELIGVSVFEQRYIDQIMIDLDGTANKSKLGANAMLGVSLAVAKAAAASSEQPLYRYIGGVNAHVMPVPMMNILNGGSHADNSIDFQEFMIMPVGADHFSEGLRMGVEIFHHLKTVLKKKGYSTNVGDEGGFAPNIKSNVEAIETVLMAIEAAGYRPGEDIMIAMDAAASEFYNEKEKVYHFHQSTGDKLSPSDMVSYWEEWVNKYPILSIEDGLHEDDWDAWKLMTDRIGSKVQLVGDDLFVTNTKRLQRGIEMGAANSILIKVNQIGTLTETIDAVQLATRNSYTSVMSHRSGETEDTTIADLAVALNTGQIKTGSASRSDRIAKYNQLLRIEEELTDAAVYPGKALLGQ, translated from the coding sequence ATGAGTAATATTCTTGACATTCGCTCTCGGGAAATCTTAGATTCCAGAGGCAACCCTACGGTAGAAGTAGAAGTACTGACCGAAGAGGGCATTATTGGCCGTGCAGCAGTTCCTTCGGGGGCTTCTACTGGCGCACACGAAGCGGTAGAGCTAAGGGATGACGACAAAGATCGCTTTCTGGGGAAAGGTGTTTTACAGGCTTGCCGCAATGTAGAAGAAGTCATTGCTGATGAACTCATTGGCGTGAGTGTTTTCGAACAGCGCTACATCGACCAGATCATGATCGATCTGGATGGCACAGCTAATAAATCCAAGTTGGGCGCCAATGCGATGTTGGGCGTAAGCCTGGCGGTAGCCAAAGCTGCCGCTGCTAGCAGTGAGCAGCCGCTGTACCGCTACATCGGAGGTGTAAATGCTCACGTGATGCCCGTGCCTATGATGAACATCCTCAACGGAGGTTCGCACGCAGACAACAGCATCGACTTTCAGGAATTTATGATCATGCCCGTAGGTGCAGATCATTTTTCTGAAGGATTGCGTATGGGCGTAGAAATCTTCCACCACCTGAAGACCGTACTGAAGAAGAAAGGCTACAGTACCAATGTAGGTGATGAAGGAGGTTTTGCACCTAATATCAAGAGCAACGTAGAAGCCATTGAAACCGTGCTTATGGCGATCGAAGCCGCAGGGTACCGCCCTGGCGAAGACATCATGATCGCGATGGATGCCGCTGCTTCCGAATTTTACAACGAAAAAGAAAAAGTATACCACTTCCACCAATCAACCGGCGATAAATTGAGCCCTTCAGACATGGTGTCCTACTGGGAAGAATGGGTGAATAAGTACCCTATCCTCTCCATCGAAGATGGTCTGCACGAGGACGATTGGGATGCGTGGAAGTTGATGACCGATCGCATCGGCAGCAAGGTGCAATTGGTTGGTGATGACTTATTTGTCACCAATACCAAGCGCCTGCAGCGCGGTATCGAAATGGGTGCTGCTAACAGTATCCTCATCAAAGTCAACCAAATTGGTACCCTTACGGAAACGATTGATGCCGTACAGCTTGCTACCCGCAACAGCTACACCAGCGTCATGAGTCACCGTTCCGGAGAAACCGAAGATACTACCATTGCTGACTTGGCAGTAGCATTGAATACCGGCCAAATCAAAACGGGTTCTGCTTCTCGCTCCGACAGGATCGCGAAATACAACCAGTTGCTCCGTATCGAGGAAGAACTCACCGATGCGGCAGTTTACCCAGGTAAGGCACTGTTGGGCCAGTAA
- the carA gene encoding glutamine-hydrolyzing carbamoyl-phosphate synthase small subunit yields MANSSLPPAILLLEDGTVYRGKAAGKIGTTTGEICFNTGMTGYQEIFTDPSYFGQILVMTNAHIGNYGAKKEEVESNSLKIAGLVCKNFTVPYHRPQATQNIQEYFEEGGMVGISDVDTRAIVRHIRDKGAMNAIISSEELDVEVLKKRLAEAPSMDGLELASKVSTKESYTYGEPNAKYKVAVLDYGVKENILRSFAQRDCYLKVFPAKTSMEELTAFEPDGYFLSNGPGDPAPMDYATATAKAILAAEKPLFGICLGHQILAQALDIPTYKMHNGHRGINHPVKNLVTGKSEITSQNHGFGVSPDAIRANADKVEITHVNLNDETIEGIRVIGKPAFSVQYHPEANPGPHDARYLFDQFVALMAES; encoded by the coding sequence ATGGCAAATTCTTCGCTACCCCCCGCCATCCTTTTATTGGAAGATGGTACTGTCTATCGGGGTAAAGCCGCTGGGAAAATTGGTACTACTACCGGCGAAATCTGTTTTAACACCGGGATGACCGGTTACCAGGAAATTTTTACGGATCCTTCTTATTTTGGTCAAATCCTTGTGATGACCAATGCGCATATTGGTAATTATGGTGCTAAAAAAGAAGAGGTAGAATCCAACTCACTCAAAATCGCGGGCTTGGTTTGTAAAAATTTCACGGTGCCTTACCACCGTCCTCAGGCGACTCAGAATATTCAGGAATATTTTGAGGAAGGAGGCATGGTTGGTATTTCTGATGTGGATACCCGTGCTATCGTACGCCATATTCGCGACAAGGGTGCCATGAACGCCATCATTTCCAGTGAAGAATTGGATGTGGAGGTTTTGAAAAAGCGCTTGGCCGAAGCACCTAGCATGGATGGCCTGGAGCTGGCCAGCAAGGTAAGTACCAAAGAAAGCTATACCTACGGTGAACCAAACGCCAAATACAAAGTAGCGGTGCTTGATTATGGGGTGAAAGAGAACATCCTGCGCAGTTTTGCTCAGCGAGACTGTTACCTCAAAGTATTTCCCGCGAAGACTTCTATGGAGGAGTTGACCGCATTTGAACCCGATGGTTATTTCCTGAGCAATGGCCCGGGCGATCCAGCACCAATGGATTATGCTACCGCAACGGCCAAAGCTATTCTAGCTGCTGAAAAGCCTTTGTTCGGAATTTGTCTGGGCCACCAAATTTTAGCCCAGGCCCTCGATATTCCTACCTATAAAATGCACAACGGTCACCGTGGGATTAACCACCCCGTAAAAAATCTGGTGACCGGAAAGTCTGAAATTACCAGCCAGAACCACGGTTTTGGTGTTAGTCCTGATGCCATTAGAGCCAATGCAGACAAAGTGGAGATTACACACGTCAATTTAAATGACGAGACCATCGAAGGTATTCGGGTAATCGGTAAACCAGCCTTCTCGGTACAGTATCACCCCGAGGCGAACCCTGGTCCGCACGATGCTCGCTATCTTTTTGATCAGTTTGTAGCCTTGATGGCCGAATCGTAG
- a CDS encoding aromatic ring-hydroxylating dioxygenase subunit alpha, with protein sequence MKASYTVHPDIHQAETLPAAFYQSEEVFTAIKNQVFAKSWQWIGEERLVPKAESLHPFYFVDNYFPEPMLLSRDKEGHLRCLSNVCTHRANILVHHPTTADQLVCGYHGRRFGLDGSFKRMPEFKEVENFPRPCDHLHHFPLEKWGPFLFTSITPAFPLKVVTDKMEERIGFLPLDQFRFDSASSKEYLVNAHWALYCDNYLEGFHIPFVHQELNQALDYGSYITEIYDYCNLQIGYASGAEEVFDLPADHPDAGKNVAAYYYWIFPNLMLNFYPWGLSVNVVRPLTKDKTKVSFYTYVYDESKRDRGAGALLDKVEREDEFVVEGVHRGLQSSVYQTGRFSPRRELGVHHFHRLLAAAFDQG encoded by the coding sequence ATGAAAGCCAGCTACACTGTTCACCCAGATATCCACCAGGCGGAGACCCTGCCCGCAGCATTTTACCAAAGTGAAGAAGTATTCACGGCTATAAAGAACCAGGTATTTGCCAAGTCCTGGCAGTGGATAGGAGAGGAGCGCTTGGTTCCTAAAGCGGAAAGCCTCCATCCTTTTTACTTCGTGGATAACTACTTCCCTGAACCCATGCTGCTGAGTAGAGACAAGGAAGGTCATCTTCGCTGCCTCAGCAACGTTTGCACGCATCGCGCTAACATACTGGTTCATCATCCCACTACGGCCGATCAGCTCGTGTGTGGTTATCACGGTCGCCGCTTTGGCCTGGATGGTTCTTTTAAACGGATGCCTGAATTTAAGGAGGTGGAAAATTTCCCCCGTCCTTGCGATCATCTCCATCACTTTCCATTGGAAAAGTGGGGCCCTTTTCTTTTTACAAGCATCACGCCAGCCTTTCCGCTAAAGGTGGTCACGGATAAAATGGAGGAACGTATTGGCTTTTTACCTCTGGATCAATTTCGATTCGATAGTGCTAGCTCCAAGGAGTATCTGGTCAACGCGCATTGGGCGCTTTACTGCGACAATTACCTCGAAGGATTTCATATTCCTTTTGTCCATCAAGAGCTTAACCAGGCACTTGATTATGGAAGTTACATTACTGAAATCTACGATTATTGCAACCTGCAAATCGGTTACGCCAGTGGTGCCGAAGAAGTCTTTGATTTACCAGCAGACCATCCCGACGCAGGTAAAAACGTGGCGGCCTATTACTATTGGATATTCCCCAACCTGATGCTCAATTTTTATCCTTGGGGTTTATCCGTCAATGTCGTTCGCCCGCTTACGAAGGATAAAACCAAGGTGTCCTTTTACACCTACGTCTACGATGAAAGCAAAAGGGATCGTGGCGCAGGAGCTTTGCTGGATAAGGTAGAAAGAGAGGATGAATTTGTAGTTGAAGGTGTTCATCGCGGACTGCAATCATCTGTCTACCAAACTGGCCGTTTCTCTCCTCGCAGAGAATTGGGGGTGCATCACTTTCATCGTTTACTGGCGGCGGCCTTCGACCAAGGATAG
- a CDS encoding amino acid permease: MADDKLGFGASFALVVGNMVGSGIFLLPASLAIYGGISLIGWVFSSLGAILLALVFGNLSKWLPGAIGGPYAYTRVGLGEFPAYLVAWGYWVSIWSTNAAITVALVGYLGVFFPVLKAEPHWAILTGLAFIWLFTYVNTRSIKVVGWVQLVTTVLKIVPILLIGCIGIFYFKVAHFIPFNQSGSSNWSAITTTTTLTLFAYLGMESATIPAAKVNNATTTVRRATIYGTLLTIVLYILSSAAIMGIVPPEVLAHSTAPFADAAALFWGGAAEYIVAGGAVVATMGALNGWLLIQGQIPLAAAANGLFPPVFARLNDQRQPAIGIVLSSLLVSLLMLFSFSESLVSAFTFMMTLSTLSVITPYLFSTTSFALLVFAKKTKHKNRHLLLALGAFCFSLWIIVGCGQEVVFWGFLLLMSGIPFYVWLKRKEHTS; this comes from the coding sequence ATGGCTGATGATAAGTTAGGTTTTGGTGCAAGCTTCGCCCTGGTCGTAGGCAATATGGTCGGATCGGGCATTTTCTTGTTGCCTGCTTCTCTTGCTATTTACGGAGGGATCAGTCTGATAGGCTGGGTGTTCTCCTCCTTAGGCGCCATTCTTTTAGCCCTGGTTTTTGGGAATCTAAGCAAGTGGTTGCCAGGAGCAATAGGTGGCCCCTACGCCTATACGCGTGTAGGCTTGGGCGAGTTTCCTGCTTACCTGGTGGCCTGGGGATACTGGGTGTCGATCTGGAGTACCAATGCGGCCATTACAGTAGCTTTGGTCGGTTACCTTGGGGTCTTTTTCCCTGTTTTGAAAGCGGAACCTCACTGGGCTATTCTTACCGGACTGGCTTTTATCTGGTTGTTTACTTACGTGAATACGCGCTCTATCAAGGTGGTAGGTTGGGTGCAATTGGTGACGACCGTCCTCAAGATTGTTCCAATCCTGCTGATCGGTTGTATTGGAATATTTTACTTTAAAGTAGCGCATTTTATCCCATTTAATCAGAGCGGAAGCTCCAACTGGTCGGCTATTACCACGACGACTACCCTGACGCTATTTGCTTACCTTGGCATGGAGAGCGCCACCATTCCTGCTGCCAAGGTCAACAACGCTACTACTACCGTCCGCCGTGCTACTATATATGGTACACTGCTCACAATTGTGCTTTATATCCTCAGTTCGGCGGCAATTATGGGGATCGTTCCCCCGGAGGTGTTGGCGCATTCTACGGCTCCTTTTGCTGACGCGGCGGCATTGTTTTGGGGAGGTGCTGCAGAATATATCGTTGCTGGCGGAGCAGTTGTCGCTACAATGGGAGCACTCAACGGCTGGTTGTTGATTCAGGGCCAGATTCCGCTGGCAGCAGCTGCCAATGGCTTGTTTCCACCCGTATTCGCTCGCCTTAATGATCAGCGGCAGCCTGCTATTGGTATTGTATTGTCTAGCCTATTGGTGTCGCTCTTGATGTTGTTCAGCTTTTCCGAATCCTTGGTGAGTGCCTTTACTTTTATGATGACGCTTTCTACCCTTTCCGTTATCACACCTTATTTGTTTTCTACAACCAGTTTTGCGTTGCTGGTTTTTGCTAAAAAAACAAAACACAAAAATCGACACTTGCTACTGGCACTAGGTGCTTTTTGTTTTTCTTTGTGGATCATTGTTGGCTGTGGACAGGAGGTCGTTTTTTGGGGTTTTCTGCTATTGATGTCGGGCATTCCTTTCTACGTATGGTTGAAAAGGAAGGAGCATACCTCCTGA
- a CDS encoding TIGR04282 family arsenosugar biosynthesis glycosyltransferase, which translates to MPNRPTLLIFIKNPELGKAKTRLAQSVGPERALKIYQALLGHTRQLTQAVDAQRMLFYSAFVDQQDQWPNSDFAKYLQASGGLGERMSAAFAQAFAETDGPVLIIGSDCAQLTPAIVQQGINALETHDFVIGPAEDGGYYLLGMKAFHPEVFQDIAWSTEEVLPQTLEIIKTNDWSHSLLPVLSDIDYEEDWEKHGWEID; encoded by the coding sequence ATGCCCAACCGCCCCACGCTACTCATTTTTATCAAAAACCCCGAACTGGGTAAGGCCAAAACCCGTCTCGCACAGAGTGTCGGGCCAGAGCGGGCACTGAAAATTTACCAAGCCTTGCTGGGGCACACTCGGCAATTAACGCAAGCGGTTGACGCGCAGCGGATGCTTTTTTATAGTGCTTTTGTAGATCAACAAGATCAGTGGCCCAACTCGGATTTTGCCAAGTACTTGCAAGCTTCCGGTGGCTTGGGCGAGCGCATGTCAGCTGCTTTTGCACAAGCTTTCGCTGAAACGGATGGCCCTGTATTGATCATTGGCAGTGATTGCGCCCAACTTACGCCAGCAATTGTCCAACAAGGTATCAACGCCCTGGAAACCCACGACTTTGTCATCGGCCCGGCAGAAGATGGCGGCTACTACCTCCTGGGTATGAAGGCTTTCCATCCCGAAGTTTTTCAAGATATCGCCTGGAGTACCGAAGAGGTACTGCCCCAGACCCTGGAGATCATCAAAACCAACGATTGGTCGCATTCCCTACTCCCGGTACTTTCTGATATTGATTACGAAGAGGATTGGGAAAAACATGGCTGGGAAATAGACTGA
- a CDS encoding XdhC family protein: MKEIRRIIQEYEQIDFSVEQAALASVVNVEESSYRRIGARMLVRSNGLWTGGISGGCLERDALQRSQMAIFKNEATRVLYDTMDDDENQIGVGLGCNGRIEVVFTPLDPADPNNEITQLKRIISADQPAIMLKIIDAADNAGLLGQHQLVENPENPAPFAGITAEELRPLITETLDKKKPRIFEFDQAGQKIKLLVEFIRPETRLIIVGDNYDVVAMLGIAQELGWETYLVGKAKKMSKAMFEIAKRVVDYDQADELPVHDYTAVMLMSHDYNKDKAMLPLFAAKHPTYMGMLGPKKRLLKMQDDLGMDLENMGILHAPTGLEIGAESPSEIALSIAAEIVAVFRDKPGGLLKYKEGTIHERD, encoded by the coding sequence GTGAAAGAGATCAGAAGGATTATCCAGGAATATGAACAGATTGACTTCAGTGTAGAGCAAGCAGCTTTGGCCTCCGTAGTCAATGTAGAAGAATCTTCCTATCGGCGCATCGGTGCCCGCATGTTGGTGCGTAGCAATGGCTTGTGGACAGGCGGTATCAGTGGGGGCTGCCTGGAGCGAGATGCGCTGCAACGCTCACAGATGGCCATTTTCAAGAATGAAGCGACCCGGGTTTTGTACGATACCATGGACGACGACGAAAACCAGATTGGCGTCGGTCTGGGCTGTAATGGCCGCATCGAAGTAGTGTTTACGCCCCTCGATCCTGCTGATCCTAACAATGAAATCACCCAGCTCAAACGCATCATTAGTGCAGATCAGCCCGCGATCATGCTCAAGATCATTGACGCTGCTGATAACGCGGGACTGCTTGGGCAGCACCAACTGGTGGAAAATCCCGAAAATCCGGCCCCTTTTGCTGGCATTACTGCGGAAGAATTACGCCCTTTAATTACGGAAACCCTCGACAAAAAGAAGCCCCGGATTTTTGAATTCGATCAGGCAGGGCAAAAGATAAAGTTATTGGTAGAGTTTATCCGTCCGGAAACCCGCCTCATCATCGTTGGCGATAATTACGATGTGGTAGCCATGTTGGGGATCGCACAGGAGTTGGGCTGGGAGACTTACCTCGTTGGTAAAGCAAAAAAAATGTCGAAAGCCATGTTCGAAATCGCTAAACGAGTGGTGGATTACGATCAGGCCGACGAATTACCCGTACATGACTACACTGCCGTGATGCTCATGTCGCACGACTACAATAAAGACAAAGCCATGCTGCCGCTTTTTGCCGCTAAGCACCCCACCTATATGGGCATGCTAGGCCCCAAAAAACGCCTCCTGAAAATGCAGGATGATTTGGGTATGGACCTCGAAAATATGGGCATCCTTCACGCACCTACAGGGTTGGAGATTGGGGCAGAGTCCCCTAGCGAGATCGCCTTATCGATTGCTGCCGAGATTGTAGCCGTCTTTCGTGATAAACCAGGTGGGCTGCTCAAGTACAAGGAGGGCACCATCCACGAGCGCGATTAA
- a CDS encoding DUF1905 domain-containing protein, which yields MKFQFSTPLEAASSKLFNWQLRVPADITAAFLASPTKTRVVCVLNGQDPHQCALTPIGSGVYVIKVNQGRIKKLALEEGKTVVTELFPDDSKYGLPMPEEMAAVLAEDQEGDEIFHALTPGKLRTMLYVVSQGTDSDDRIWRAVQIIEHLKKRDGKIDFKALYQDLRK from the coding sequence ATGAAGTTTCAATTTTCTACACCGCTCGAGGCTGCCAGCTCTAAATTATTCAATTGGCAACTCCGGGTTCCTGCCGATATTACGGCAGCTTTTTTGGCGAGCCCTACGAAAACGCGAGTCGTCTGTGTCCTCAATGGCCAAGACCCTCACCAGTGTGCACTCACGCCTATTGGCAGCGGAGTTTACGTCATTAAGGTCAATCAGGGGAGGATAAAAAAACTGGCGCTCGAAGAAGGGAAAACAGTGGTAACAGAACTGTTTCCAGATGATAGCAAGTATGGCCTGCCCATGCCCGAAGAAATGGCTGCCGTACTCGCTGAAGATCAGGAAGGTGATGAAATTTTCCATGCACTGACTCCCGGAAAGCTAAGGACCATGCTATACGTGGTCAGCCAGGGTACAGATAGTGATGACCGTATCTGGCGAGCCGTCCAGATCATTGAGCACTTAAAAAAACGCGATGGGAAAATTGATTTCAAAGCGCTGTATCAAGATTTGCGTAAGTGA